DNA sequence from the Marmota flaviventris isolate mMarFla1 chromosome 15, mMarFla1.hap1, whole genome shotgun sequence genome:
aaCTTACATGAGATATCTAAAGGAGCCAAACCCATAGAAACAGAGAATAGAATTAAGATGGCCAGGGACAGGATAAAGACTGTATATCCATTGAACAATTACTAAGTTTTGCAAGAGGataaagttctagagatctgttgTATAACAAAGCAAATACAGTttaacactactgaactgtacttAATGGTTAGGATGGtaaatttgatataatttttaccatatttttaaaatacatataatacaaataaaatattataacttttagcataaatagaattaatatatcaagaataaaattttagttttattcagaatggaggaactttgattgggcaaagaaaaggaaagggtggggagggggcatgggggcaggaatgatggtggaatgagatggatatcattaccctaggtacatgtatgactgcacatatggtgcgatgctacatagtgtacaaccagagaaatgaaaagttgtgctgcaattgtgtacaatgaatcaaaatgcattctgctgtcatacctaattaattagtaaaaattattttagttttattcagaaaatctaaaaaataagtaaataatgaaattttcaaTCCTCTCAAATGCATgcaaattttctttcatatttactgAATTGGGAAATTCATGAAAAGCAGCAGACTAGGTGCTCACTAAGAATTtaatttcttgggctggggatgtggctcaaatggtagcgtactcgcctggcatgcgtggggcactgggttcgatcctcagcaccacataaaaataaaataaagatattgtgtccacctaaaactaaaaaataaatattaaaaaataaaaaaggatttaatTTCTTCaccttccctccattccctttTCTTCTACTTAGTCTGTCCTCAACTCAAAATACATGCAATGAATCAAGAcagtaaagaaaagaagaataaggTGTTCTGCTCTTCTGTTCCCTTTGGAGTTCTCCACAACAGGTAGAGCAATTTTAGGAACAATCAGAGAAAACCTGGAGAATACCTCAAGGCCAGCCTTTGTGGGAACTAgattatttcttccatttcagGCTCAAGATGGTAGCTTTACCAGATACAGTAAGAAAACATCTTTGTACTCAAGACCTTCAAAACCAAATAAGAGGGCAGaaggtggggctcagtggtataaTACTTTGtgcagcatgcacaaggcccaggatGCAATCCCCAGAGccacaaaaaacacaaataataataatttaaataataaaatatcattatgtTCTCTCACATTCAAAATTAATGTACCAGAACCATTCTCAAATTAAAGGTAGCAAAAATAAAGAGACAATACACACAtaacacatatttttctttactaaccaatgaaacaaataacaataaaacatatCTTATAAATTAATAGCTTATTCCATTAGGAAATACTTCATTCTACAATCTCTTTGAACATATCTTCCATCAGTTTCatcatattttgtttcttcaCTTCTATTTGGGTGAAAAACCCCATAAtaaactataagaaaaataatcccaaggagaagagaaagaactaaAGTGATACTGATAGGTACAAAGTAatctgaattaaaaatagaaagtggaTAAACCCAGAACCCAATCAATATACCCAGTGTGGTCAGCACTCTTACAACATAATAAAAAGACATTGGGCATTTAGTATTATGTcccttaatattaaaaaatgtaaagacaaGAATAAATCCAACAACAATTCTATATAAGAATTCCATACTTTTGGAATTACAAAACTGAGTTTGTTCTTTACATGCCCATATTAAACCTACAATCCAAAGTAATAACAACATAAATAATCCAACCTTatcatttataaacaatagaagtaCAACACTAAGCATCCAAGACAATAATGTAAACAACTTGTAAAAGAGATAGGTGGCTTTGGGACAGAATCCATTAAGGAGATTTTTATCAGGCAAGGATTTTCTTAAAGCTATTTGAAAATCAACAGTTGACCAAGAAATGGCACAGCAAGAAAGCATGATAGCTGcatctacaaaacaaaaaataaaaaagacctatTGTTACAGGAATAGTAATAGCAATATTATATTACTAGATGCCATAAATGCTTTATCTGTATACACAGAGTCTCACAAACACATTCAGGCAATTTACTTATCTAATCCTTGGAGATAATATTCCCATATTACATGTGAGGGAACTGCAGCTTGACAAAATATATTACTTGGTCAAAG
Encoded proteins:
- the Xkr9 gene encoding XK-related protein 9, coding for MKYTKCNFMMSVLGIIIYVADLIVDIWVSVRFFHEGQYIFGILTFSFMLFGTLVVQCFSYSWFKADLNKAGQEIQHCFLLLHCLQGGVFTRYWFALKKGYHVAFKCNSKTNSFTKEQIDQHKEVIDRVTDLSMLRLFETYLEGCPQLLLQLYIFLEHGQANFSQYAAIMLSCCAISWSTVDFQIALRKSLPDKNLLNGFCPKATYLFYKLFTLLSWMLSVVLLLFINDKVGLFMLLLLWIVGLIWACKEQTQFCNSKSMEFLYRIVVGFILVFTFFNIKGHNTKCPMSFYYVVRVLTTLGILIGFWVYPLSIFNSDYFVPISITLVLSLLLGIIFLIVYYGVFHPNRSEETKYDETDGRYVQRDCRMKYFLME